A genomic window from Sorex araneus isolate mSorAra2 chromosome 2, mSorAra2.pri, whole genome shotgun sequence includes:
- the PDE4C gene encoding cAMP-specific 3',5'-cyclic phosphodiesterase 4C isoform X2: MRRSGTALPFLLSEVRELTDSASAPVSPQGTRIIRRRFSGTPLLPPLSSRLGSPGADTEPSTRVVFTIETRGAEPSQGPALGSFDLENGFSCGRSSLDPQVGPGLGRAVQAPSQHCQRRESFLYRSDSDFELSPKAMSRNSSVASDLHGEDMIVTPFAQVLASLRTVRSNVTALAHLPSRGAARQASVGNPLTTAQPPAPSEEPGHKLAWETLEELDWCLEQLESLQTQHSVGEMASNKFKRMLSRELTHLSETSRSGNQVSEYIARTFLDQKTEMDLPLVAQAESSRPMSQISVLRRSPHQASFSAAAVPRFGVQTDQEEQLAKVLEGVHKWGLDVFKVAELSGGRPLTAVIFSIFQGRDLLKTFQIPPDTLVTYLLTLESHYRQDVAYHNSTHAADVAQSTHVLLATPALEAVFTDLEILAAIFASAIHDVDHPGVSNQFLINTNSELALMYNDSSVLENHHLAVGFKLLQGENCDIFQNFSAKQRLTLRRMVIDMVLATDMSKHMNLLADLKTMVETKKVTSLGVLMLDHYSDRIQVLQSLVHCADLSNPTKPLELYRQWTARIMAEFFQQGDRERDAGLDVSPMCDKHSASVEKSQVGFIDYIAHPLWETWADLVHPDAQDLLDTLEDNREWYQSKIPRSPMDTSSPEHGGPDRFQFELTLEEAEEEEEEGEEEGKEGTSNLESLGSPSCQLLSPEASPDPETLLLNTPRTTGHACVDVGDGGTAPPCDS; this comes from the exons ATGCGGCGCAGCGGCACGGCCCTCCCCTTCCTGCTGAGCGAG GTGCGGGAGCTCACGGATTCAGCCTCGGCACCTGTGAGCCCGCAGGGCACCAGGATCATCCGGAGACGCTTCTCGGGGACCCCGCTGCTGCCACCCCTGTCCAGCCGCCTCGGGTCCCCCGGAGCAGACACAGAACCGAGCACCCGTGTGGTATTCACCATCGAGACCCGTGGGGCAGAGCCCAGCCAGGGGCCAGCCTtgggcag CTTTGACCTGGAAAATGGATTTTCATGCGGAAGAAGCTCCCTTGACCCCCAGGTGGGCCCTGGCTTGGGTCGCGCAGTACAAGCTCCAAGTCAGCACTGCCAACGGCGGGAATCCTTCCTCTACCGATCAGACAGCGACTTTGAGCTCTCTCCTAAGGCCATGTCCAGGAATTCCTCCGTGGCCAGCGACCT TCACGGAGAAGACATGATCGTGACGCCCTTTGCCCAG GTCCTGGCCAGTCTGCGGACTGTTCGGAGCAATGTGACCGCCCTGGCCCACCTGCCAAGCAGAGGGGCAGCCAG GCAGGCATCCGTGGGGAATCCCCTGACTACAGCTCAGCCTCCCGCACCTTCAG AGGAGCCTGGTCACAAGCTGGCATGGGAGACACTGGAGGAGCTGGACTGGTGCCTGGAGCAGCTTGAGAGCCTGCAGACACAGCACTCGGTGGGCGAGATGGCCTCCAACAAG TTCAAGCGGATGCTGAGCCGAGAGTTGACACACCTGTCGGAAACCAGCCGCTCCGGGAACCAGGTTTCGGAGTACATAGCCCGGACCTTCCTGG ACCAGAAGACAGAGATGGACTTGCCCCTGGTGGCTCAAGCAGAGTCCTCGAGACCCATGTCCCAGATCAGTGTCCTGCGTCGATCCCCACACCAGGCCAGCTTCTCTGCAGCTGCTGTGCCACGCTTTGGGGTCCAGACTGACCAGGAAGAGCAGTTGGCAAAG GTGCTGGAAGGTGTCCATAAGTGGGGACTGGATGTGTTCAAGGTGGCAGAGCTGAGTGGGGGCCGGCCCCTCACAGCTGTAATTTTCAGCATCTTCCAG GGCAGGGACCTGCTGAAGACCTTCCAGATCCCCCCCGACACGCTTGTGACCTATTTGCTAACCCTGGAGAGCCACTACCGCCAGGACGTGGCCTACCACAATAGTACGCATGCGGCTGACGTGGCCCAGTCCACGCATGTCCTGCTGGCCACACCGGCCCTGGAG GCCGTGTTCACAGACCTGGAGATCCTGGCTGCCATCTTCGCCAGTGCCATCCACGATGTGGACCACCCTGGCGTCTCCAACCAGTTTCTCATTAACACCA ACTCAGAGCTGGCACTCATGTATAATGATTCATCGGTGCTGGAGAACCACCACCTGGCCGTGGGCTTCAAGCTCCTTCAGGGCGAAAACTGTGACATCTTCCAGAACTTCAGTGCCAAGCAGCGGTTGACTCTGCGCAGGATGGTCATCGACATG gtGCTGGCCACTGACATGTCCAAGCACATGAATCTCCTGGCCGACCTCAAGACCATGGTGGAGACCAAGAAGGTGACGAGCCTGGGGGTGCTGATGCTAGACCACTACTCGGACCGTATCCAG GTCTTGCAGAGCCTGGTGCACTGTGCTGACCTCAGCAACCCCACGAAGCCGCTGGAGCTGTACCGCCAGTGGACAGCGCGTATCATGGCTGAGTTCTTCCAGCAGGGTGACCGCGAGCGCGACGCGGGGCTGGACGTCAGCCCCATGTGCGACAAACATAGTGCCTCGGTGGAGAAGTCTCAG GTGGGTTTCATCGACTACATCGCTCACCCTCTGTGGGAGACGTGGGCTGATCTGGTCCACCCAGACGCCCAGGACCTGCTGGACACGCTGGAGGACAACCGCGAGTGGTACCAGAGCAAGATCCCCCGGAGCCCCatggacaccagcagccctgagcacggggGCCCCGACAGGTTCCAGTTTGAGCTAACTCTGGAGGAggccgaagaggaggaggaggaaggggaggaagagggaaaagaggGAACGTCAAACCTGGAGTCCTTGGGGTCACCCAGCTGTCAACTGTTGTCCCCAGAAGCCAGTCCAGACCCAGAGACCCTCCTCCTGAACACCCCGAGGACCACGGGCCATGCCTGTGTGGATGTTGGGGACGGCGGAACGGCTCCGCCCTGTGACTCCTAA
- the PDE4C gene encoding cAMP-specific 3',5'-cyclic phosphodiesterase 4C isoform X1, translating into MQGPPAPTSPGSPRGSPRGSPGLFRKLLVNQSIRLQRRFTVAHPLCFDLENGFSCGRSSLDPQVGPGLGRAVQAPSQHCQRRESFLYRSDSDFELSPKAMSRNSSVASDLHGEDMIVTPFAQVLASLRTVRSNVTALAHLPSRGAARQASVGNPLTTAQPPAPSEEPGHKLAWETLEELDWCLEQLESLQTQHSVGEMASNKFKRMLSRELTHLSETSRSGNQVSEYIARTFLDQKTEMDLPLVAQAESSRPMSQISVLRRSPHQASFSAAAVPRFGVQTDQEEQLAKVLEGVHKWGLDVFKVAELSGGRPLTAVIFSIFQGRDLLKTFQIPPDTLVTYLLTLESHYRQDVAYHNSTHAADVAQSTHVLLATPALEAVFTDLEILAAIFASAIHDVDHPGVSNQFLINTNSELALMYNDSSVLENHHLAVGFKLLQGENCDIFQNFSAKQRLTLRRMVIDMVLATDMSKHMNLLADLKTMVETKKVTSLGVLMLDHYSDRIQVLQSLVHCADLSNPTKPLELYRQWTARIMAEFFQQGDRERDAGLDVSPMCDKHSASVEKSQVGFIDYIAHPLWETWADLVHPDAQDLLDTLEDNREWYQSKIPRSPMDTSSPEHGGPDRFQFELTLEEAEEEEEEGEEEGKEGTSNLESLGSPSCQLLSPEASPDPETLLLNTPRTTGHACVDVGDGGTAPPCDS; encoded by the exons ATGCAGGGTCCCCCCGCGCCCACGAGTCCCGGCTCTCCCCGGGGGTCCCCGCGCGGCTCCCCCGGGCTCTTCAGGAAGCTCCTGGTGAACCAGAGCATCCGCCTGCAGCGGCGCTTCACCGTGGCCCATCCGCTGTG CTTTGACCTGGAAAATGGATTTTCATGCGGAAGAAGCTCCCTTGACCCCCAGGTGGGCCCTGGCTTGGGTCGCGCAGTACAAGCTCCAAGTCAGCACTGCCAACGGCGGGAATCCTTCCTCTACCGATCAGACAGCGACTTTGAGCTCTCTCCTAAGGCCATGTCCAGGAATTCCTCCGTGGCCAGCGACCT TCACGGAGAAGACATGATCGTGACGCCCTTTGCCCAG GTCCTGGCCAGTCTGCGGACTGTTCGGAGCAATGTGACCGCCCTGGCCCACCTGCCAAGCAGAGGGGCAGCCAG GCAGGCATCCGTGGGGAATCCCCTGACTACAGCTCAGCCTCCCGCACCTTCAG AGGAGCCTGGTCACAAGCTGGCATGGGAGACACTGGAGGAGCTGGACTGGTGCCTGGAGCAGCTTGAGAGCCTGCAGACACAGCACTCGGTGGGCGAGATGGCCTCCAACAAG TTCAAGCGGATGCTGAGCCGAGAGTTGACACACCTGTCGGAAACCAGCCGCTCCGGGAACCAGGTTTCGGAGTACATAGCCCGGACCTTCCTGG ACCAGAAGACAGAGATGGACTTGCCCCTGGTGGCTCAAGCAGAGTCCTCGAGACCCATGTCCCAGATCAGTGTCCTGCGTCGATCCCCACACCAGGCCAGCTTCTCTGCAGCTGCTGTGCCACGCTTTGGGGTCCAGACTGACCAGGAAGAGCAGTTGGCAAAG GTGCTGGAAGGTGTCCATAAGTGGGGACTGGATGTGTTCAAGGTGGCAGAGCTGAGTGGGGGCCGGCCCCTCACAGCTGTAATTTTCAGCATCTTCCAG GGCAGGGACCTGCTGAAGACCTTCCAGATCCCCCCCGACACGCTTGTGACCTATTTGCTAACCCTGGAGAGCCACTACCGCCAGGACGTGGCCTACCACAATAGTACGCATGCGGCTGACGTGGCCCAGTCCACGCATGTCCTGCTGGCCACACCGGCCCTGGAG GCCGTGTTCACAGACCTGGAGATCCTGGCTGCCATCTTCGCCAGTGCCATCCACGATGTGGACCACCCTGGCGTCTCCAACCAGTTTCTCATTAACACCA ACTCAGAGCTGGCACTCATGTATAATGATTCATCGGTGCTGGAGAACCACCACCTGGCCGTGGGCTTCAAGCTCCTTCAGGGCGAAAACTGTGACATCTTCCAGAACTTCAGTGCCAAGCAGCGGTTGACTCTGCGCAGGATGGTCATCGACATG gtGCTGGCCACTGACATGTCCAAGCACATGAATCTCCTGGCCGACCTCAAGACCATGGTGGAGACCAAGAAGGTGACGAGCCTGGGGGTGCTGATGCTAGACCACTACTCGGACCGTATCCAG GTCTTGCAGAGCCTGGTGCACTGTGCTGACCTCAGCAACCCCACGAAGCCGCTGGAGCTGTACCGCCAGTGGACAGCGCGTATCATGGCTGAGTTCTTCCAGCAGGGTGACCGCGAGCGCGACGCGGGGCTGGACGTCAGCCCCATGTGCGACAAACATAGTGCCTCGGTGGAGAAGTCTCAG GTGGGTTTCATCGACTACATCGCTCACCCTCTGTGGGAGACGTGGGCTGATCTGGTCCACCCAGACGCCCAGGACCTGCTGGACACGCTGGAGGACAACCGCGAGTGGTACCAGAGCAAGATCCCCCGGAGCCCCatggacaccagcagccctgagcacggggGCCCCGACAGGTTCCAGTTTGAGCTAACTCTGGAGGAggccgaagaggaggaggaggaaggggaggaagagggaaaagaggGAACGTCAAACCTGGAGTCCTTGGGGTCACCCAGCTGTCAACTGTTGTCCCCAGAAGCCAGTCCAGACCCAGAGACCCTCCTCCTGAACACCCCGAGGACCACGGGCCATGCCTGTGTGGATGTTGGGGACGGCGGAACGGCTCCGCCCTGTGACTCCTAA
- the IQCN gene encoding IQ domain-containing protein N: protein MGTTGHPAGLAALPPVDPNNAASNTESAVTHRAQPPQPPPAPSPLGNAEKLCPCPQRESPAPSRVPRLRAVVESQAFRNILVDEMDMMMSRAATLIQASWRRHQLRQKLVSQMTAARAIQEAWRRFSTRRLRRLGHAPLKKAKVEDENIPYHPPAQVRFQQVEDAEPQGLPAKISKQTQFPSADILSPSHPSQGAAPPGDPSVTFLPHQTVTIKLVGPGAPEASFQPCLLTRTVHSSSIGSQAVKVDEASYRTSKAGAPGPGQSAVSQRAAVKIHVNSGEGPQKVPPQTSKVAKTVPGMTTTKIPPQLYPPTYPPPAGRTLGQPRVAATVPRPTPQTYPPATVSVTRTPSQMFPPPPSPGTSAKSPPLPSGFATLLGRLPMPTCPSPPARTPLQSCLAVLMNRGPVSAGPPEPAAQMAKPSAQTRPMAPMTNAPAQTRTVTTKGPPPVVLHSSLRPPQGPSPVPAKTPPPTCPTPGMGRARSLLQPPSAVAKASLHTCRTVTISRTPSHAQQAPSLPKTAPQTRLAAMITKTPAHLRSVAAVLRTLCTPPAPPVPAGAAGHAKAAPPPPPGVPATASSHLSLTITRMKTTAVNARHVTGLLKVPSQPTLPDGPVRFAPPQPAAGKAKPSVPAGGPLEMDKTRALPSKQGKAERTTGPMAQGMPWGAREHPGNGKLQSQVVLHPTPVTPFLQPRAGTHPLTQLSKVLSQRPNSQALAHSPPSTHLSQAKTPSQGRPPAAPNKAPSQTQLPADSGRVQFMAPQATSKLNSKTQSPPLLTSLKTSPLRPAGHPASSVDSGDSQVARGPPTSATQSQEELAASQVAALCSELASMLASQEDLRALLAKGLPQGDTRTALGQALSKEVLATSVGRALPQGMVGLALLRALSWTELGTALSRALSRGELRTELTKTVQGQLADVLSKALTEEERAALGQALCQGELGAVLSQALLRTGLVLPKANLKPASRGTAPRAPVEMDFRGLPGSWGPTLGPGRPQQSKGAEDPSVAGGSAWNSAGANRVALPPRGAWERAQGLGPWAMGSAAAANPRSSRELASMQAMEKLVIQAVIMLQAGARGYLVRKTIKVWHQWAMVIQAAWRGYCVRRDLARLTRAAVVIQAAWRGFSCRQSRTPYALSPAPWPEATSVSPRMSEHRCFQSCQPNICHLCQSLTSGLGSTPSVVMLVGSSPRTCHMCGQAAPTRVVHGLGQRGRDCSPKQPPNREAAATRIQATWKGFRVRRQLMQQRTAAQRLQATWRGHSTRAALSSNNLLGLNTWKSPRHTQWPGY, encoded by the exons ATGGGGACGACAG GACACCCCGCAGGCCTTGCTGCTCTGCCGCCTGTGGATCCAAACAATGCAGCCAGCAATACGGAGTCAGCAGTCACCCACAGAGcacagcccccgcagcccccgccggcccccagtCCTCTGGGCAACGCCGAGAAGCTGTGTCCATGCCCCCAGAGGGAGTCGCCGGCACCCTCGCGCGTGCCCCGACTGCGGGCTGTGGTGGAGAGCCAGGCGTTCCGGAACATCCTGGTGGACGAGATGGACATGATGATGTCCCGCGCGGCCACCCTCATCCAGGCCAGCTGGCGGCGCCACCAGCTGCGGCAGAAGCTGGTCTCGCAGATGACCGCGGCCAGGGCCATCCAGGAGGCCTGGCGCCGCTTCAGTACGCGACGGCTGCGGCGCCTGGGCCATGCTCCGCTCAAGAAGGCCAAGGTGGAGGACGAGAACATCCCCTACCACCCACCTGCACAGGTGCGCTTCCAGCAAGTGGAGGACGCAGAGCCCCAGGGGCTCCCCGCCAAGATCAGCAAGCAGACCCAGTTCCCCTCCGCCGACATCCTGTCCCCCAGCCACCCCTCCCAGGGCGCTGCACCGCCCGGGGACCCCAGCGTCACCTTCCTGCCTCACCAGACTGTCACCATCAAActtgtgggacctggggctccgGAGGCCAGTTTCCAGCCATGCCTGCTGACCAGGACGGTCCACAGCTCCAGCATCGGGTCCCAGGCGGTGAAGGTGGATGAAGCATCGTATCGGACCAGCAAGGCGGGAGCCCCTGGGCCTGGTCAGTCAGCGGTCAGTCAGCGGGCAGCCGTCAAGATCCATGTTAACTCGGGTGAAGGGCCCCAGAAGGTCCCTCCCCAGACATCCAAAGTGGCTAAGACTGTGCCCGGTATGACCACCACCAAGATTCCGCCTCAGCTGTACCCACCAACATACCCGCCACCGGCAGGCCGGACCCTGGGGCAGCCCAGAGTGGCGGCCACAGTACCCCGGCCAACCCCACAGACATACCCGCCGGCCACAGTGAGTGTCACCAGGACGCCCTCGCAGATGTTTCCGCCTCCACCCTCACCCGGCACCTCCGCGAAGTCGCCGCCACTGCCCTCCGGCTTTGCCACTCTCCTGGGCAGGCTCCCCATGCCCACGTGCCCATCACCACCTGCCAGGACCCCGCTACAGTCCTGCCTGGCCGTCCTGATGAACAGGGGTCCGGTCTCCGCGGGCCCCCCTGAACCGGCAGCCCAGATGGCCAAGCCCTCCGCGCAGACGCGTCCCATGGCCCCCATGACCAATGCGCCTGCCCAGACACGCACCGTGACCACCaaagggccacccccagtggtgctccatTCTTCTCTGCGGCCCCCGCAGGGTCCCTCCCCAGTGCCCGCCAAGACTCCGCCCCCGACGTGCCCGACGCCCGGCATGGGGAGGGCCCgatccctgctccagcccccctccgccGTCGCCAAGGCATCCCTGCACACCTGCCGCACAGTCACCATCAGCAGGACGCCGTCCCATGCGCAGCAGGCACCGTCTCTGCCCAAGACCGCCCCTCAGACGCGCCTGGCCGCCATGATCACCAAGACCCCCGCCCACCTGCGCTCCGTGGCTGCCGTCCTCCGCACGCTGTgcacgccccccgcgccccccgtgCCAGCTGGTGCTGCTGGCCACGCCAAGGCcgcacccccgccgccccccggagTGCCCGCCACTGCCTCATCGCACTTGTCACTGACCATCACCAGGATGAAGACCACGGCCGTGAACGCCAGGCATGTGACCGGGCTACTGAAGGTCCCGTCGCAGCCCACCCTGCCCGATGGGCCGGTCAGGTTCGCGCCACCCCAGCCGGCAGCGGGGAAAGCCAAGCCGTCGGTGCCCGCTGGGGGACCTTTGGAAATGGACAAGACCAGAGCTTTGCCTTCCAAGCAGGGCAAGGCTGAGAGGACAACCGGGCCCATGGCTCAGGGCATGCcctggggggccagagagcaccCTGGCAATGGGAAGCTCCAGTCCCAGGTGGTCCTGCATCCGACACCGGTGACCCCGTTCCTGCAGCCGAGAGCAGGGACCCACCCCCTCACTCAGCTCAGCAAGGTCCTGTCACAGCGCCCCAATTCACAGGCGCTGGCGCATTCCCCACCGAGCACACACCTGTCCCAAGCAAAGACTCCCTCACAGGGGCGCCCGCCAGCCGCACCCAACAAGGCACCATCACAGACCCAGCTGCCCGCGGACTCCGGCAGAGTCCAGTTCATGGCCCCCCAGGCCACCTCCAAGCTCAACAGCAAGACCCAGTCCCCTCCGCTGCTGACCAGCCTCAAGACCTCCCCGCTACGGCCTGCAGGACATCCAGCCTCCAGTGTGGACTCAGGTGACAGCCAGGTGGCCCGTGGCCCGCCGACGTCAgccacacagagtcaggaggagctGGCCGCCTCGCAGGTGGCGGCGCTGTGCTCGGAGCTGGCCAGCATGCTGGCCTCCCAGGAGGACCTGCGCGCACTGCTGGCCAAGGGCCTGCCGCAGGGGGACACGCGGACGGCCCTTGGCCAGGCACTCTCCAAGGAGGTGCTGGCCACCAGCGTGGGCAGGGCGCTGCCGCAGGGCATGGTGGGCCTGGCGCTGCTGAGGGCGCTGTCATGGACTGAGCTGGGCACTGCTCTGTCCCGGGCACTGTCGCGGGGCGAGCTGCGGACGGAGCTGACCAAGACCGTGCAGGGCCAGCTGGCGGACGTGCTTAGCAAAGCGCTGACGGAGGAGGAGCGGGCGGCGCTGGGCCAGGCCCTGTGCCAGGGCGAGCTGGGCGCCGTCctcagccaggctctgctgaggacCGGCCTGGTCCTCCCCAAGGCCAATCTGAAGCCGGCAAGCAGAGGCACAGCGCCGAGGGCCCCAGTGGAGATGGACTTCAGGGGCTTGCCGGGCAGCTGGGGACCCACTCTGGGTCCCGGGAGACCCCAGCAAAGCAAG GGTGCCGAGGACCCCAGTGTGGCCGGTGGCTCAGCGTGGAACTCCGCCGGCGCCAATAGAGTGGCTCTACCACCCCGTGGCGCGTGGGAGCGAGCACAGGGCTTGGGGCCGTGGGCCATGGGCAGTGCAGCGGCAGCGAACCCTAGAAGCTCCAGGGAGCTGGCATCGATGCAGGCGATGGAAAAGCTCGTCATTCAGGCGGTGATCATGCTGCAGGCCGGTGCCCGAGGCTACCTGGTGCGGAAGACCATCAAGGTGTGGCACCAGTGGGCCATGGTCATCCAGGCCGCCTGGCGGGGCTACTGCGTGCGGCGGGACCTGGCCCGGCTCACCAGGGCTGCAGTGGTCATCCAGGCTGCCTGGCGTGGCTTCTCCTGCCGGCAGAGCCGCACTCCTTACGCCCTGTCCCCGGCCCCGTGGCCTGAGGCCACCAGCGTGAGTCCCCGGATGTCTGAGCACCGCTGTTTCCAGTCGTGCCAGCCGAACATTTGTCACCTCTGCCAGTCGCTGACCTCCGGACTGGGAAGTACTCCCAGCGTGGTGATGCTCGTGGGCTCCAGCCCTCGGACCTGCCACATGTGTGGTCAGGCAGCCCCCACGCGGGTGGTGCACGGCCTGGGCCAGCGCGGCAGGGACTGCAGCCCCAAACAGCCCCCCAACCGGGAAGCTGCAGCCACCCGCATCCAGGCCACCTGGAAGGGCTTCCGTGTCCGCCGGCAGCTGATGCAGCAGCGGACAGCTGCGCAGAGACTCCAGGCTACATGGCGGGGCCACTCCACGCGTGCGGCCCTCAGTTCCAACAACCTTCTGGGCCTGAACACGTGGAAAAGCCCCCGGCACACTCAGTGGCCAGGGTACTAG